A window of the Bos indicus x Bos taurus breed Angus x Brahman F1 hybrid chromosome X, Bos_hybrid_MaternalHap_v2.0, whole genome shotgun sequence genome harbors these coding sequences:
- the LOC113887958 gene encoding melanoma-associated antigen B4-like, whose translation MPRRHKSKSHARGKRHQVRGDTQEAQASAAEAPKEECPSSHSTAPQGSLPSSPAAGNHQQLQGAMVPSSPDAGPSCAGSDAGAQGPEEGSAGASQAAPRKDLLARKARILVEFLLEKYTKKEPITQNALMKIVSRKYRQHFSEILSTVRERMELVFGLEMKEVDGRGNIYTLIRKLSLGGNDCPRDEGALPKSRLLMVLLGVIFMNGNRATEEKIWEFLSMLGVYAGRRHCIFGEPRRLITKDLVQKEYLNYHRVPNSDPPRYEFLWGPRACVETSKMKVLEALAKFHGRVPSSFPDLYDEALRDQAERAGLRGAAGARSKAEASAPSRASSHI comes from the coding sequence ATGCCTCGGAGGCACAAGAGCAAGTCCCATGCCCGTGGGAAACGCCACCAGGTCCGGGGGGACACTCAGGAGGCCCAGGCCAGTGCTGCTGAAGCCCCAAAGGAGGAGTGCCCCTCCTCCCACTCTACTGCCCCTCAGGGTTCTCTCCCGAGCTCCCCTGCTGCTGGCAATCACCAGCAGCTTCAGGGAGCCATGGTCCCTAGCTCTCCTGATGCAGGGCCTTCATGTGCAGGATCTGATGCAGGTGCCCAGGGCCCCGAGGAGGGAAGTGCAGGTGCCTCCCAGGCAGCCCCTCGCAAAGATCTTCTGGCCAGGAAGGCCAGGATACTCGTGGAGTTCCTGCTGGAGAAGTACACCAAGAAGGAGCCCATCACGCAGAACGCCCTGATGAAAATCGTCAGCAGGAAGTACAGGCAGCACTTCTCTGAGATCCTCAGTACAGTCCGTGAGCGCATGGAGCTGGTCTTTGGCCTGGAGATGAAGGAAGTCGACGGTAGAGGGAACATCTACACCCTGATCAGGAAGCTCAGCCTCGGGGGAAACGATTGTCCGCGTGATGAGGGAGCGCTGCCCAAGTCCCGTCTCCTCATGGTGCTGCTGGGGGTCATCTTCATGAATGGTAACCGCGCCACTGAGGAGAAGATCTGGGAATTCCTCAGTATGTTGGGGGTCTATGCTGGGAGGAGGCACTGCATCTTTGGGGAGCCCAGAAGGCTCATCACCAAAGATCTGGTGCAGAAGGAGTACCTGAACTACCACCGGGTACCCAATAGTGATCCTCCGCGCTACGAGTTCCTGTGGGGCCCGAGAGCTTGTGTTGAGACCAGTAAGATGAAGGTGCTGGAGGCTCTAGCCAAGTTCCACGGTAGGGTCCCTAGTTCCTTCCCAGACCTCTATGACGAGGCTCTGAGAGATCAGGCGGAGAGAGCAGGGCTGAGAGGTGCGGCCGGGGCTCGAAGCAAGGCTGAGGCCAGTGCCCCTTCCAGGGCCTCCTCCCACATCtag
- the LOC113887959 gene encoding melanoma-associated antigen B17-like: protein MPRKHKNKQHAHGKRHQVQGDTQEAHASAAAAPGEECPSSPSSAPQGSPPSSPAAGDGQELQGAMAPSSPVAEASWAGSEEGAQGPEEESADAARAALLARSIRKDPLMRKASLVMDFLLERYTKKEPITQNGMLNVIGRKYKQHLPEILSRASERVELVFGLELKEVDCSRNIYTLVNKFSLGVEEGSSDEEELPKSGLLMALLGIIFTKGNRASEEEIWDFLNVLGIHAGKKHSIFGEPRKLITKDLVQKGYLIYRRVPNSDPPGYEFLWGPRAYAETTKMKVLEVLAKIQDKVPSSFPDLYDEALRDQVERAALRGAARAPTMAEASAPTRAKSYSSSHI from the coding sequence ATGCCTCGGAAGCACAAAAACAAGCAACATGCCCATGGGAAACGCCACCAGGTCCAGGGGGACACTCAGGAGGCCCATGCCAGTGCTGCTGCAGCCCCAGGAGAGGAGTGCCCATCCTCCCCCTCTTCTGCCCCTCAGGGTTCTCCCCCGAGCTCCCCTGCTGCTGGCGATGGCCAGGAGCTTCAGGGAGCCATGGCCCCTAGCTCTCCTGTTGCAGAGGCTTCCTGGGCAGGATCTGAGGAAGGTGCCCAGGGCCCCGAGGAGGAAAGTGCAGATGCCGCCCGGGCAGCCCTGCTCGCTCGGAGCATTCGCAAAGATCCTCTGATGAGGAAGGCCAGCTTGGTGATGGATTTCCTGCTGGAGAGGTACACCAAGAAGGAGCCCATCACACAGAACGGCATGCTGAATGTCATCGGCAGGAAGTACAAGCAGCACTTGCCTGAGATCCTGAGCAGAGCCTCTGAGCGAGTGGAGCTGGTGTTTGGCCTGGAGCTGAAGGAAGTCGACTGCAGCAGGAACATCTACACCCTCGTCAACAAGTTCAGTCTCGGGGTTGAGGAAGGTTCAAGTGATGAGGAGGAGCTGCCTAAGTCTGGTCTCCTCATGGCGCTCCTGGGCATCATCTTTACGAAGGGTAACCGCGCCAGTGAGGAGGAGATCTGGGATTTCCTCAATGTGTTGGGGATCCATGCTGGGAAGAAGCACTCCATCTTTGGGGAGCCCAGAAAGCTCATCACCAAAGATCTGGTGCAGAAGGGGTACCTCATCTACCGCCGGGTGCCCAATAGTGATCCTCCGGGCTATGAGTTCCTGTGGGGCCCGCGAGCTTATGCTGAGACCACTAAGATGAAGGTGTTGGAAGTTCTGGCCAAGATCCAGGATAAGGTCCCGAGTTCCTTCCCAGACCTCTATGATGAGGCTCTGAGAGATCAGgtggagagagcagcactgagAGGCGCGGCCAGGGCTCCAACAATGGCTGAAGCCAGTGCCCCTACCCGGGCCAAGTCCTACAGCTCCTCCCATATCTAG